The Halorussus gelatinilyticus genome contains the following window.
CTCGTCGGCGTCCTCGCCGCGCAAGGTGATACACTCCTTGCCGGTCCGGTTGGGCGGGCAGTAGTTCTTGCACTCGTAACTGCACCGGTCCGGTTGACACCGCTCTAAGTCCACGACTGCGATACTGTCGTCCGCCATCGTTAGAACGTGACTCCGTTCGTCAGCAGAATCGTCCACGTCACGAACCACATCGAGAACGTCATGAACAGCACGTAGAGGTGGTCTTTCGTGGAGAAGTCCTCCACGTCGATGCCCATCACTTGGAGGACCGGCAACTGGGCGAAGACGAACCCCGCCACGATAGCCAGTCCGAGTTGGTCTTTGGCCGCGGTCCCGAGGAAGGCGGCGGAGACGAGCGCCGCCGCGATGCCAGCGAGCGTGGCGACTGCCGTCACCGTCACGCCCCTGACGTGGGAGGACCGCTGCTCGGATACCTGTTCGGTCGCCATGCGTGACGTTCAGGGACCCGAGTTGAAGGCCTTTTTGTTACGCGTGGGAAACTCGACGCCTCGCGGTTCCCGATTCGTCCGCGGCGCGGGATAGTGCCAGACGTTCTCAATACTTTTATACTGGTCGCGTGTTTCGATTCGTAACGATGGCAACTCAGTCCGAGTTAGAGGACATCGACGACCTGCCGCCGAGCGCGAAGTTGGTCTTCAAAGTACTCGAATACAAGGGTGCGCTCACCCAGAAGGAGATCGTCGAGGAATCGATGCTATCGGCGCGTACGGTCCGGTACGCGCTCGAACGACTCGAAGAACTGGAGGTAGTCGAGGAGGACGTCTACTTCGCCGACGCTCGCCAGAACCTCTACGAGATCGACGCCTCCTGCGACACGTCGGCCGACTGCGCCGACGCCAAGAACTGCGCCGACTGAGCGCGTCCGACCGTCGGTGCGGGCGAGCCGTTACCGAGGGCGAGATTGTTTTTCACGTTCGGGACCGACTCTGAGAGCGGAACCCGAGCCGAGAAGTCCGCTTACGCGCCGACGACCGTAATCGCCTGTTCGCGGTCGATGGCGCGCTCCAGTTCCTCGGCGATCGCACTGCCGCGCGAGACCTGAATGTCGCCGCCCCGCCCCACCGTCGCGGTGAACAGGTACTCGCCGTCGGCCTGCACCTCGACGGTCTCGCCCGCGTGGCCGTCGGTCGGCAGGACGATGTGCCGGGAGGTGATTTCGGGGGTCACGACCTCGCCGCGAGTCGCGCCGGCTCCGCCCGCACCGCCGGCGTTCGCGCCGCTCGCACCCGAAGCCGACTGCGGTTTCTCGTCGTGGGTGCGCACGTCGATGTCGATGCCGAGTCTGTTCTCGATATCGTCGATGCGGCCGCCGCCCTTGCCGATGACGTAGGAGATGTCGTCCTCGGTGACGTAGACGGTGGCGCGGTTCTGGCCCTGCACTTCCACGTCCACCGCACCGCGGGCGACCGACTGGATTTCGCGCTCGATTTCCTGTTTGGCCAGCTTCGAGACGCCGCTCTCCTCGCGCTCGCCCTCGTTGAGCGGCACGGTGACGACCTGCCGGTTGAAGGTGTAAATCTCGTACTCGGGGCGACCGGTCTCGAAGTCCTGAATCATGATGACCGGGCGGGCGAGATCCTCCTCCATCAGGCCCTCGGGCACCTTGACCTGCGTGGTCACGTCGTAGACCTTCTCGACTTTCCCGGCCTCGATGTAGACGACGGTGTCTACGATCTGGGGAATCATGCCGAGTTCGACCCGGCCGACGAGACGCTGGAGCGCGTCGATGGCCCGCGTCGCGTGGACGACGCCGATCATCCCGACGCCCGCGAGTCGCATGTCGGCGAACACCTCGAAGTCGTCGGTCTTGCGCACCTCGTCGTAGATGGTGTAGTCGGGCCGGACCATCAGCAGCGAGTCGGCGGTCTTCTCCATCTCGCCGCTCAGTTCTGTGTACTGGGTGATTTCGGGACCGACCTGGAGGTCGCGGGGCTTCTCCATCGTCTTGACCGCGAAGTCGTTGTCCGCGAGGAACTCGCCGACCGCCTGCGCGAACGTGGACTTCCCTGCGCCGGGCGACCCCGAGATGAGGACGCCGCGCTGGTGTTCGAGCAGTCGGTCTTTGAGTTCGTCGGCGAACTCGTAGTCCTCCATGTCGGTCTTGACTATGGGCCGGACTGCGGTAATTTCCCACGCGTCGGCGAACGGCGGTTCCGCGACCGCGATGCGGTAGTCGCGGAACTGGACGATGGTCATCCCGTCCTCGGAGAGTTCGATGAAGCCCTCGTTGCTCCGCTTGGCGGAGTCGATTATCTCGGTTGCGTACTCCTTGAGTTGCTCCTCGGTCGAGACCTCGTCGCGTATCTGCTGGTAGTGCATCTCGCCGATTTCCCCGCGCTTGGCCATCGGCGCGACCCCCGCCCGGAGGTGGAGGCTCATCGTCTGGTCGTCGAAGAACTCCTCGATGGCGAGGTGGCCGATTTCGGTATCGTCGGTCTTGGGCGCGATGTACTCCACGTCGAGGCCCTTTGCCTTCGCCACCTCGGCCTGCACGCTGTCGCTGGTGACGAACGTGGCGTCGTGGTCGGCGGCCAACTCCCGGATGTGAGCGTCGATTTCGCCCTCGTGAGCGCGGCCCGCGGCCTCGGGTTCCGGGCGCTCGCCGACGTATTCGAGTTCGACGTCGCCGTCGTCGGCGAGGTCGGCGAGTCGCTGGAGTTCCGAGAGACCGTTCCAACCGCTCTCCTGGCCGCGGTTGGCCTGCCCTTCGAGTTCGGCGACGACCGCCTCCGGAATCAGGACGGTCGCCCCCTCGAACTCGCCGTCACTAACGCGCTCGGAGATTCGCCCGTCGATGACGACGCTGGTGTCCGGTAGAACGTTCATGTACTCACGTTGGGTCGGCGCGCTCATAAGGAGTATGCTTCGAGGACCGACAGAGCGCCGCTCCGAGCGCGCACCGTTCCGAACCCGGTCCGAGGGCAACAAGCTTCAATCACGCGGACGACCTGTTTCCGACGGGACCATGCTCGATTCGCTGTCGGGGGAGCGGGCCGACCGCCTCAGTTGGCTCTTCGTGGGACTTCTCGTCGTGGCGATAGTCGAGAGCGTCGCGAGCCACGACCTCGTGTGGGCCGCGTTTCTCGGCCTGACGCTCGCGATTCTGGTTCTGCCGCCGCTCCTCACCGAGGACTGGGGAACCGTCCTGCCGCCGTCCGTGACCGCGCTGGCGGCCCTGCCCGCAGCGACGCGGGCGTTCGACCTCCCGTGGCTGACCGACTACGCGGTCTACGTCGGGGTCGCCGCGGTGGCGCTGGCGGTCGTGGTCGAACTGGCGGTGTTCACCGACGCCGAGATGGCCCCGTGGTTCGCCGACGCGACGGTGGTCATGGCGACGATGGCCGCCATCGGCGTCTGGGCGGTCCTCCAGTTCTACTCCGACCGGTGGCTCGGAACCGACCTCCTGCCGACGACCGACGCCGTGATGTGGGAGTTCGTTCGTGCGACCGTCGCCGGGGTCGCCGCGGCGGTCGTCTTCGAGGTCCACTTCGCGTATCTCGACCCGACCGACCGGCGGGCGTCGGACCTCTCGGGGGGCGAGCGCGGATGACCGGCCGACCGGCCGACTCCGACCTGCTGAACGAGGAGCGCGAGCGCTGGCTGGTCCGCCTGCTTCAGGCCGGACTGGCCGGTCTCGTCGTCTACGGGCTCTCCCGCGGCAAAACCGGGGTCGCGGTCAACGCGGCCGTCTCGCTGGGGGTCACGTTCGTCCCTGCGGTCCTGCGCCGGGACGCGGGCATCTCGCTGGACGTGAGCTACGTCCTCTGGATTTCGACCGCGGTGTTCGTCCACGCGGCCGGATTTCTCGGTCCCTACCGGAACGTGCCGTGGTACGACTCGGTCGCCCACGCCCTCTCCGCGTCCATCGTCGCGGGCGCTGGCTACGCGACGGTCAAGGCCATCGACCGCGAGTCCGACCGGACGACGCTCCCGAGCGAACTCCAGTTCGCGTTCATCCTCGTGTTCGTCATGGCGTTCCGCGTCCTCTGGGAGATACTGGAGTTCGGGACCGAGCAACTCGCCGCCACGCTCGGCGGGAAGGCCCTGCTGGTCCAGTACGGACTGGACGACGTGATACTCGACCTCGTGTTCAATCAGGTCGGGGCGCTCGCCGTCGCCGCGTTCGACGTGGCTCGCCCCGAGAGGGCGGCCGAGGAGGCCGCCGAGGCGGTCGAGGACTGAAGGCGGTGACCGACTGCGGGGAGTGACCGACTGCGGACGGTCGGCCGGGTGACGACC
Protein-coding sequences here:
- a CDS encoding PINc/VapC family ATPase, producing MNVLPDTSVVIDGRISERVSDGEFEGATVLIPEAVVAELEGQANRGQESGWNGLSELQRLADLADDGDVELEYVGERPEPEAAGRAHEGEIDAHIRELAADHDATFVTSDSVQAEVAKAKGLDVEYIAPKTDDTEIGHLAIEEFFDDQTMSLHLRAGVAPMAKRGEIGEMHYQQIRDEVSTEEQLKEYATEIIDSAKRSNEGFIELSEDGMTIVQFRDYRIAVAEPPFADAWEITAVRPIVKTDMEDYEFADELKDRLLEHQRGVLISGSPGAGKSTFAQAVGEFLADNDFAVKTMEKPRDLQVGPEITQYTELSGEMEKTADSLLMVRPDYTIYDEVRKTDDFEVFADMRLAGVGMIGVVHATRAIDALQRLVGRVELGMIPQIVDTVVYIEAGKVEKVYDVTTQVKVPEGLMEEDLARPVIMIQDFETGRPEYEIYTFNRQVVTVPLNEGEREESGVSKLAKQEIEREIQSVARGAVDVEVQGQNRATVYVTEDDISYVIGKGGGRIDDIENRLGIDIDVRTHDEKPQSASGASGANAGGAGGAGATRGEVVTPEITSRHIVLPTDGHAGETVEVQADGEYLFTATVGRGGDIQVSRGSAIAEELERAIDREQAITVVGA
- a CDS encoding winged helix-turn-helix transcriptional regulator, producing the protein MATQSELEDIDDLPPSAKLVFKVLEYKGALTQKEIVEESMLSARTVRYALERLEELEVVEEDVYFADARQNLYEIDASCDTSADCADAKNCAD